In a single window of the Streptomyces brevispora genome:
- a CDS encoding type B 50S ribosomal protein L31: MQNDKHPSYGPVVFRDRSAGYAFLTRSTASSEQTIDWDDGKSYPVIDVEISAESHPFYTGKARVVDSEGQVAKFERRYGEDGGADAS; encoded by the coding sequence ATGCAAAACGACAAGCACCCTTCCTACGGTCCGGTCGTCTTCCGTGACCGTTCCGCGGGCTACGCCTTTCTGACCCGGTCCACCGCGTCGAGCGAACAGACCATCGACTGGGACGACGGGAAGAGCTACCCCGTCATCGACGTGGAGATCTCCGCCGAGAGCCACCCCTTCTACACCGGGAAGGCCCGGGTGGTCGACTCCGAGGGACAGGTCGCCAAATTCGAGCGCAGGTACGGCGAGGACGGGGGCGCGGACGCCTCCTGA